ttaactattacttttaaacaaaataaaatcaaataagtaTTAATTTACATCCATGAGTTTGGTTCAATAAGAAACATAACAGTGTTTCTCTacgttattttttttcctacaaTAAAAACGGATTTTTTCAACTTATAATCTGTTATTAATCTTTTATTGTTGTGGCTATAAATTTTAATCAAGTgaataaaattgataaaaatatataattaaaaaaaataaagataaatcttataattatttttttaaataaataagtttggatttaTGACTTTCGTTTAAGATATGGGCTTAAGATGTACTTAGTAGCCTATtagaaagaaatgaaatttcatgaaaaagtctttataattatttataaaaattacacacacacacacacacacatatatatatataatttgatttaatttgtttgtttttaataaaatcaaactgaataaaatattatcttttttaatataaaatttaaatagaaaCCAAAGAAAACctaatttgtttaattaatttttttgactcAATCTTTAACCAAATCGTGAACGTCTATAAAATTAGTAGTCACAGAtagttttattattaatattatgcAAATATTTTCCTTGAAAATTTAAACAGCAATTTAATATATAGACAATGAGATCATCAAGTGATCGATGGCACTAGTACCTAGACAGATCACACCAATTTGTTTATTCACGTAACTTGAGAAATCCTAACTCGTAAATCGATGGATATGGTGTAGCGAATAAAGTtgctccttttttatttagagGTTTTAGATTCgagttttaaatataaaaaaattcttcgTAGACAATAATACCTCATGAATAGGACCTTACgctatattaatttaaaataatcgaactctaatgtaaatactaaacaccaaatgaaaaaaaatatatcctaACTTGTCATGCCATCAAAAGCTTCCTTCATATCAAAGTAACTATTACTTTagctaaaaatatattttctcaaaataattattattttaggaattttaattgaaattgataaaaaagactTAATTATTTATACTTTCATATCAAAGATGTACTTAAAATTTTTACCGTGAtttctaaaattattatatcaacttatttgttattttaaaagttgaagacatattttctttttcatcctCATTAATAATGGTTCTTAAAAGACTATAGACACCTcaattatatatagtatataaaaaattaaatactcaATAAAGAAATATTAGATCTTAAGACATAGAGTAAgaaataaaatactttaaacCCCCTTCTAATACACAATATTTTAGAGAGAAAAAACTAATCTACTTTTATTAAATAaaggtaatttaatttaacGTTTTTCTAATAGAGTGACAGTGACCATTAAATGGCTAGAaagatggatttttttttaaaaaaaatttatctttaaacctcTGTTTGgccaaattattatttcaaaaaatcaaaattttaaattttaatttcaaaatctttaaTCAAATAAGAGCTTAAATCAAATTATGACAATATGTAGATATTGCTTGTACAAAATATTGCATACACTATTGTATTTTAAGATGTTGTAAAAAGTAATTTGTCTTATGATGAGAACATCACTTTTTATACACGATTGATTACGTGATAAAATAACTTTGCACTTTTAGAATGTCAGACTGTCAGTATACAGAAGTTAAACTTTCTTTTATCGTATCTAGTTATAATGTTtgtgttttgaaaaatgtagattCATGGTTTCAAGTGGGAGTTGTTTTGAGCACTGGTATCAACAGTGCCTATGCACTAGGATATGCTGGCACAATCATGGTTCCTCTTGGCTGGACTGGTGGTGTCATTGGTCTCGTTTTATCAACACTCATTTCATTATATGCAAGTACTCTTATGGCCAAGATTCATGAATATGGTGGAAAAAGACATATTAGATACAGAGATCTTGCAGGATTTATGTATGGTATGTACGATcgttaatttatgtgacaataTTTGACTGAACatgatatttatttgaaaaatcatgATAGAATACACACATAAAGTATTACTCCTTTCCCATAATAGATGAacattttgcaaaaaaaaataattgtctcaTATTACTTgatcacttattgggatagagttaattattttttttctattttatccctacaattaatatgacctttgaaagtttaaacaaattttgaagatctaaagtttcttttttcaagaggtaattaatatgaacaaagggcaaaatagtaaagttgatcaatctattaatgatttcttaattagAATGCAAAATAGAAAGCGTCCATCTAATACACTAtaagaaaagtgtgaattacatggggattagtatgaaaatttgtagaaaaataaGTTTCCTACGGATTTTCATACCAATCCCCAGGAAAATTCCCATGcaattcacacttttcttgtagtgatatgagacggagggagtatacgTTTTGTATGTTTTTGCGAGTTTCGTATTATAACTATCAGTTGTTCACATTTTCTACGTGAACTATTAGTTGTACTATTAGTTGTTCCATTTTTCTACTTAAACGATGGTGATAGTCCAAGTAGTGAAAGGGAACAACTAATAATGCAGATGcattttgataaatagttaATTGGTACTACATAGTTTTGGTAGGAAAAGTGTTTTACCTTATAGTTCATGCAGAAAACTCGTGAAAATGTGATACTTCAGTGTGTTTTTGATTAtcaacttttaataaataaaggaGAACTATTGAAATTTGTcatctaaaataagtcatatataATTGTGTGACTACGAATATACAAACCAAATCGTAAAACAGAGATTTGTTATTGACTTTAATTCCTTTGACTTGGTTAATGTTGCAGGTCGTACAGCTTATGTAATTGTATGGGCATCGCAGTATGCTAATCttttcttgataaatattgGATTTATCATTTTAGGTGGACAGGCCTTAAAGGTATATGATACATTCCCCTGCCTTAAAGTGTCTATGTTGCTCgcactcttcaaaaatattactGCATCGAGTCAGTATTCAAAAAAAATGCATAACTTTCGGAGAATCTGACATATGCAACACATCACATTTTGAAGAGAGTGAGCAACATAGCCTAGCATCCAAGATCATAGTACGTTTTGTCTAGACCTCACGGATTTGTCCCTCAAGTTATGCCACATTGAGCCCAGAAGCGGGCGTACCATGTGAACTTATATTTGTCTTATTTGTCAACCTATAAGTCTGTTAGTCAAAAGTGTCATATGCACCAAAACTTATTCGTCTATAAGTTTGTCAGTCCTTCTCTTTGATCCACCCTCATCAGCCCGTCCTTCGTCATGTGCCTCACACATCCAGAAAATGTTATTTCTgaaacaacttttttttgtgtgtgtataaTTGGCAGGCTTTCTATCTTCTCTTTAAGGATGATCATCGGATGAAGCTAGCATATTTCATCGCGATTGCTGGATTAGCATGCGTGCTATTTGCCATTGCTGTTCCTACCTTGTCATCGTTACGAGTTTGGCTGGCGATTTCATCTGTATTCAGTCTAATTTATCTCACTATAGTCTTTGTGTTAGCTCTTAGAGATGGTATGCATACAAAATATGACAGTTAATAATCTTCGAGTACGCGAAAAGTAGTTGCATTAGATGTAAATAAAAAGAGTTTTTTTGCTGTTGTTGTGGTTGGTAAATTGCAGGTATTAATTCTCCTCCTAGAGACTATAGTATTCCGGGATCGAAAATAAACAGAGTTTTTACAACTGCTGGTGCAGCTGCAAATCTTATTTTTGTATTCAACACAGGAATGATTCCAGAGATCCAGGTATTAATGTTGTTACTGCTAATGTCTTCGTAAATGTTGTGTTTTTGTTTTccttgagtcgagggtctatcagaaacagtTTCTCTACCTGCTTAGGTAGGAGTAAGGTCCATGTACACTGTACCCTCTcgagaccccacttgtgggactatactgagtatattgttgttgatgaaCTCAGCTCTATATCAAAATTGAAGTATATTTAGATTATGACCTCTGCTTGAAGTACTTTACACGATGAATAGTTTTCTTgtgattttatttgattatgATAACTTCGTTAAATCTTTCAGGCTACTGTGAGAGCACCTGTTGTGGATAACATGTTGAAAGCCCTGTATTTTCAGTTTAGTTTAGGATCTGTGCCTGTTCATGTTGTTACTTATGTCGGATACTGGGCGTATGGATCCAGTTCAACGTCCTATTTGCTCAACAATGTCAGCGGTCCAGTTTGGGTTAAGGCACTCGCCAACATTACTGCATTCTTGCAAGCCATCATAGCTTTACATGTATTAGTCTTTTCGCTTTGCTGTGATCATATAGTATTGAGTTTAACTTCTATATACTGACAGTATATGATCACTCTGTCCTCATGTTGCATTGCCTTGTTTTTGTTCATTGTAGATATTTGCAAGTCCAACGTATGAGTACTTGGATACCAAATACGCGATTAAAGGAAGTGCACTTGCTATTCGGAACCTGGCATTCAGAGCTCTAGTCAGAGGAGGTTATCTCGCGCTTACTACTTTCCTATCTGCTCTATTACCATTCTTGGGAGATTTCATGAGCCTTTCTGGTGCTATCAGCTCGATTCCACTCACGTTTATTCTTCCGAACCACATGTATATAATTGCCATGAAAAATAATCTGTCTTCACTACAAAAGAGTTGGCATTTGCTCAACGTTATCTTTTTCAGTGTCGTAGCTGCTGCTGCATTAGTAGCTGCTTTCAGGCTTATAGCAGTGGACTCGAAAACTTACCACACGTTTGCTGATTTGTAACTTCCTGTGTAATAATATCGAGGGGAAAGTCCCTCGTCTTATTCATCTAACGTTCTCAATTCCAGGCCTCAGAGAGGTATATGTATGTCTGTATATTGGATGAATGATATCATCAAACCGATTCATATTGAAGTCAGATATTTTGGTAAGGACGTTGAAGGATACTTTCAAGGTTATAGTATGTATGAATGAAAAGTAACATTTGACCTATACACTTTTCGTTGCATCATTTTCCGATGAAGAGTGTTCAAACTGACCACCCTTGGGCATACATAGCTACGCCCTTGTACTCGGTCATAACCTATATCTTCATAATATATTGCTTATGCCATTTTTCCACTACAATATGTTGTCAATATAATGGAGTTTAGTAAATTGACTTCATCGAAAACAACATCTCTATCTCTCAAGGTAAGGATAAGGTCTACCCTCCCAAGACAGACCCCAATTCGTGTCCCACGAACCCCATGTGTTGCACCTAGAGTCCTTTATGCAAACTCAAAAAAAGTTATCTTCTCATCTCAACATCTTCCTTTGCTTCTTGTAGTACTGAAAAAAAGATGTAATTCTAATGTAACCTGCAAGTACAGATTAGTGGATATGAATGCATAAACCATCGTGTacttcctccgtttcaatttatgtgacatttttatAACTCGACAAAGAATTTAAGGATAACAGAGAAATAAGGGCAAATTGGTGTGATTAGAAGTGAGCGTTTggtatttggtttgatttttcaaagTCGGTTTCTATAATCGGTAGCTGAAAGTagatatcaaatatcaataaatCAAATTCTGGTATGATAAATCAAACTTTGATTCGATAATTAGatatagaaggaaaaaatattttgacaagtatattttttatttatccaatATTTGACATGTTAACTTTTAGAgaaatcatgtatatatatatatatattagatctCCACTCTCAAGTTCTAACTTTATGAATTTGTCGGTATAGGTAAATCAAGATATATATTTATGGTAAGCAATTCATCAATGATGGATGATGTtcgatttgatatttttaaagtttagtTTCATTAATTAGGTAATTAAAAGTAAGTACAATTCGAACTGTTACGATACATTCTAATTtggtaattcattttttgattatttatcGGTCACGCGTAGGTGTGACATCAACTTATTTAGAATGATTCTTTTCATCATTTATCTAATaacaaatttaataatatagtaagttttaaaaaataaaatataaaaatttcaattgaTGTCCACTATTCACATCGAAGCCTGTTTAATTCAAATTTACCTCAGATAAgacttattttaaaagaaaaaaattaataaaaaataattttatattccAAACTCgaaactaaaatatttaaattgtcaCATCAAAGATATTAGGTAACCAAAAAAAACTGTTGATGATCCATTAAATAACAAAGAATGTTGTACATGATATTTATGTTGCCAGCCGCCCAACCGCaatcaattaaaaatagaagCAACCTTATTGACTTTCGctttctctctctctaaaaattgtttagtttttaacaataataaaattattataaatatttacaagaataaaaattatactatacaaaattttttatgaatcaaaatttagtttacttatttattacGTAAATTTTAGCGGATACAATAATTCAAATGAATATGATAAATCAAagtcctaatttttttttaattttaggcCATCAAAATGCTTTAATCACCCCTCCAATCATGTAACTTCTCTTTTTTCAAGAAGTTCCATAATTTCCCGATATTATATCAACTG
The DNA window shown above is from Solanum stenotomum isolate F172 chromosome 6, ASM1918654v1, whole genome shotgun sequence and carries:
- the LOC125866797 gene encoding proline transporter 2-like, which codes for MGKNEQREEMPKISSPSNPQKMDDHHVVALEVEVPETLHQVGTDSWFQVGVVLSTGINSAYALGYAGTIMVPLGWTGGVIGLVLSTLISLYASTLMAKIHEYGGKRHIRYRDLAGFMYGRTAYVIVWASQYANLFLINIGFIILGGQALKAFYLLFKDDHRMKLAYFIAIAGLACVLFAIAVPTLSSLRVWLAISSVFSLIYLTIVFVLALRDGINSPPRDYSIPGSKINRVFTTAGAAANLIFVFNTGMIPEIQATVRAPVVDNMLKALYFQFSLGSVPVHVVTYVGYWAYGSSSTSYLLNNVSGPVWVKALANITAFLQAIIALHIFASPTYEYLDTKYAIKGSALAIRNLAFRALVRGGYLALTTFLSALLPFLGDFMSLSGAISSIPLTFILPNHMYIIAMKNNLSSLQKSWHLLNVIFFSVVAAAALVAAFRLIAVDSKTYHTFADL